A DNA window from Halomicrobium mukohataei DSM 12286 contains the following coding sequences:
- a CDS encoding twin-arginine translocase subunit TatC — translation MGDRDGDDERASEEPGDSHSEESPADEQQVPSSTAVDAKADDASDATEDSVEDSADHPEDEDGAPDSDDDPQEWWKDHDPENEVDESGDDEELSPAARRDQTQARGDARRADEADDSSDADDSEDSGADADDSSDADDGDADDSEEPKQVHAPGPTPKGGGTAASATARPTRDREPPSPPDDVGPSTAPDDEEMPLTEHVEEMALRFLAVGLVMFGVAGIVVFYANDLINFLWYSFLGDPALCPGPDCGVKPRVYHPLSLVLARLKVSTLVGLIIALPVGVYQTYRFMRPGLYPRERRYYLAAVPTSLVLAVVGVGFAYFAVLPSLFAYFTEYSEQAATTAFGLTETFNLMVLMLGFFALVFQIPLLVMLAIMMGVTTRQWLEDRRLYFWGGFAAVAFLFSPDPTGMAPLIVAVTMIVLFEGTLTLLRWTGTGSPIPTAEEAADRRPAAYLAAALGGYVASSGPIPPGYYDALPQVVIDQLASSGGPIATPAIIAGALIALFEIGAFLLRRYGRSRRALKARLAVEDARIPVWLGAVVVGYFGSPTPTLVTAARDLALSPTRAALVGVGLVVLYELFVAVLRWREGDDDAQTPTTDEA, via the coding sequence ATGGGCGACCGCGACGGCGACGACGAGCGAGCCAGCGAGGAGCCGGGCGACTCCCACTCGGAGGAGTCCCCGGCCGACGAGCAGCAGGTACCCTCGTCGACCGCCGTCGACGCGAAAGCCGACGACGCGTCCGACGCGACGGAGGACTCGGTGGAGGACTCGGCGGACCACCCGGAAGACGAAGACGGAGCCCCCGACTCGGACGACGATCCACAGGAGTGGTGGAAAGACCACGACCCAGAGAACGAAGTCGACGAGTCCGGCGACGACGAGGAGCTGTCGCCGGCCGCCCGCCGAGATCAGACGCAGGCACGCGGCGACGCCCGCCGGGCCGACGAGGCCGACGACTCGTCGGACGCCGACGATTCCGAGGACAGTGGGGCGGACGCAGACGACTCGTCGGACGCCGACGACGGTGATGCCGACGACTCGGAGGAGCCAAAGCAGGTCCACGCTCCCGGACCGACGCCGAAGGGGGGCGGTACTGCCGCCAGTGCGACGGCGCGGCCGACGCGCGATCGCGAACCGCCGTCGCCGCCGGACGACGTCGGGCCGTCGACGGCTCCCGACGACGAGGAGATGCCCCTGACCGAACACGTCGAGGAGATGGCGCTGCGGTTCCTGGCGGTCGGGCTCGTCATGTTCGGCGTCGCCGGGATCGTCGTGTTCTACGCCAACGACCTGATCAACTTCCTGTGGTACTCGTTCCTGGGCGATCCGGCGCTCTGTCCCGGCCCGGACTGCGGTGTCAAGCCCCGCGTCTACCACCCGCTCTCGCTGGTGCTCGCGCGTCTGAAGGTGTCGACGCTGGTCGGGCTGATCATCGCACTGCCGGTGGGCGTCTACCAAACCTATCGGTTCATGCGCCCCGGCCTCTACCCCCGCGAGCGACGCTACTACCTCGCGGCCGTGCCCACGAGCCTCGTGCTGGCCGTCGTCGGCGTCGGATTCGCGTACTTCGCCGTGCTCCCCTCGCTCTTTGCCTACTTCACGGAGTACAGCGAACAGGCGGCGACGACGGCGTTCGGGCTGACCGAGACGTTCAATCTCATGGTCCTGATGCTCGGGTTCTTCGCGCTGGTCTTCCAGATCCCGCTGCTGGTGATGCTGGCGATCATGATGGGCGTGACGACCCGCCAGTGGCTCGAAGACCGCCGGCTGTACTTCTGGGGTGGCTTCGCCGCCGTCGCCTTCCTCTTTAGCCCGGACCCGACCGGGATGGCACCGCTGATCGTCGCGGTGACGATGATCGTCCTGTTCGAGGGGACGCTGACCCTGCTTCGCTGGACCGGCACCGGTTCGCCGATCCCGACGGCCGAGGAGGCCGCAGACCGCCGGCCGGCCGCCTACCTCGCCGCGGCGCTGGGCGGTTACGTCGCCAGTAGCGGCCCGATCCCGCCGGGCTACTACGACGCGCTGCCACAGGTCGTGATCGACCAACTCGCGAGTTCGGGTGGGCCGATCGCGACACCGGCGATCATCGCGGGTGCGCTGATCGCGCTGTTCGAGATCGGAGCCTTCCTGCTCAGGCGCTACGGCCGCTCGCGGCGGGCGCTCAAGGCACGCCTCGCGGTCGAAGATGCCCGGATCCCCGTCTGGCTCGGTGCGGTCGTCGTCGGCTACTTCGGGAGCCCGACGCCGACGCTCGTCACCGCCGCTCGCGATCTGGCCCTGTCGCCGACGCGGGCGGCGCTGGTCGGTGTCGGACTGGTGGTCCTGTACGAACTGTTCGTCGCCGTGCTTCGCTGGCGTGAGGGCGACGACGACGCCCAGACGCCGACGACGGACGAGGCCTAG
- a CDS encoding beta-ketoacyl-ACP reductase: MLDGQTCLVTGSSRGIGRGIATDVAAHGATVVVNYRSSERAAEAVVDEIEADGGEAVAVRGDVSSYDAVERMHTRIHDAVGPVDVVVNNAGITVDRTFGEMTREDWEAVIDVNLGGVFNVSHCFYDDICEAEDGRLINVSSVVGQQGNYGQANYAAAKSGLFGFTRTLALEMAATGSTANCVAPGFVATDMLDEVPQRVQERILQRIPLDRFATIEDIAPVVRFLASPESRYMTGQVIGVNGGMDW, translated from the coding sequence ATGCTCGACGGACAGACCTGTCTGGTGACCGGCTCCTCTCGCGGGATCGGACGCGGGATCGCCACGGACGTGGCGGCCCACGGAGCGACCGTGGTCGTCAACTATCGCTCCTCGGAACGAGCGGCCGAGGCGGTCGTCGACGAGATCGAGGCCGACGGCGGCGAGGCGGTCGCCGTTCGGGGAGACGTGTCGTCGTACGACGCCGTCGAACGGATGCACACGAGGATCCACGACGCCGTCGGCCCGGTCGACGTGGTCGTCAACAACGCCGGGATCACGGTCGACCGGACCTTCGGGGAGATGACCCGCGAGGACTGGGAGGCCGTCATCGACGTGAACCTCGGCGGCGTGTTCAACGTCAGCCACTGCTTCTACGACGACATCTGCGAGGCCGAGGACGGCCGTCTGATCAACGTCTCCTCGGTCGTCGGCCAGCAGGGCAACTACGGGCAGGCCAACTACGCGGCGGCCAAGTCCGGCCTATTCGGGTTCACCCGGACGCTGGCCCTGGAGATGGCAGCCACCGGATCGACAGCCAACTGCGTCGCGCCGGGGTTCGTCGCGACGGACATGCTCGACGAGGTCCCCCAGCGCGTCCAGGAGCGGATCCTCCAGCGGATCCCGCTGGACCGGTTCGCAACGATCGAGGACATCGCCCCCGTCGTGCGCTTCCTCGCCAGCCCGGAGTCGCGCTACATGACCGGCCAGGTGATCGGCGTCAACGGCGGGATGGACTGGTAG
- a CDS encoding twin-arginine translocase subunit TatC, which translates to MSTGLDEDTMRSVQSGRETMGSMLRAAQKHLQKVFIVWVVGLVGTIYALQEFLWDRLKADMIERTAEEADIVAVTPFDVILLQVKIGAVIGILLALPFLIYYSRDALRERDLWPADRVPLWKLWSLLLIAIGLFVGGILYSYNLFFPLMFDFLAENADAAGFRPDYSITKWVGFVALLGFSFGLAAQLPLFMSALSYTGIVPYETFRDRWRVAVVLIFGFGALFSPPDPFTQVMWALPLVGLYVVSLGISKILVLTKRAGEEVGAKSVARTRWNKLAAGAVVAGGVVYYLLATPAFQYIRAFAAWFPSDRLTGDVARPDLLGLGTETTAIAIAAVFGLVAAVVVLYYYMIQALDVAAAEAGNYGDPTAIDIEPLSAGAVRSAPVQRFQEMEEQEALELAQSAMDDGNPDKAEAILGRWDFAQDTMAGTGEAAEDDDEDDADVVTSTTAGVMNAFTEEETTEDDIGGYYHDIAFILDSLTSKAIWFVGTFMAISGAAFVFLYSGGIGDIRNTFVSNLPPSMRADVTFVNLHPVEHLIFIVKFSAILGAVSVLPLIVYFAWPALKERGFVGGQRGVLGIWSGTVIASMVGGSLVGFTYVAPTVISWLAFDVLQSGMIISYRVAKFGWLVLALTVGIGLLFEIPVTMLLFHRGNIITFQSVQDRWRTVTLGVFVAGALFSPKGIFTMFLVSVPVTIAFLVGLGVLWLYTLGGRRAPEGAEPAD; encoded by the coding sequence ATGTCTACGGGGCTCGACGAAGACACGATGCGGTCGGTCCAGAGCGGCCGCGAGACGATGGGCTCGATGCTCAGAGCCGCGCAAAAACACCTCCAGAAGGTGTTCATCGTCTGGGTCGTCGGCCTCGTCGGAACGATCTACGCGCTCCAGGAGTTCCTGTGGGATCGGTTGAAGGCGGACATGATCGAACGGACCGCCGAAGAGGCCGACATCGTCGCCGTCACGCCCTTCGACGTGATCCTCTTGCAGGTGAAAATCGGGGCGGTCATCGGCATCCTCCTCGCGCTCCCCTTCCTGATCTACTACAGCCGCGACGCGCTGCGCGAACGCGATCTGTGGCCCGCCGACAGGGTGCCACTGTGGAAGCTCTGGAGTCTGCTGTTGATCGCTATCGGCCTGTTCGTCGGCGGGATCCTCTACTCCTATAACCTCTTTTTCCCGCTGATGTTCGACTTCCTGGCGGAAAACGCCGACGCCGCCGGCTTCCGACCGGACTACTCGATCACGAAGTGGGTCGGGTTCGTCGCGCTGCTTGGCTTCTCGTTCGGATTGGCGGCCCAGCTCCCGCTGTTTATGAGTGCGCTGAGCTACACCGGCATCGTCCCCTACGAGACGTTCCGCGACCGCTGGCGGGTCGCGGTGGTCCTGATCTTCGGGTTCGGTGCGCTGTTCTCGCCGCCGGACCCGTTCACGCAGGTGATGTGGGCGCTGCCGCTCGTCGGGCTGTACGTCGTCAGCCTCGGTATCTCGAAGATACTGGTGTTGACAAAGCGGGCCGGCGAGGAAGTCGGTGCGAAGAGCGTCGCACGCACGCGCTGGAACAAGCTCGCCGCCGGGGCGGTCGTGGCCGGCGGCGTGGTGTACTACCTGCTGGCGACGCCCGCGTTCCAGTACATCCGGGCGTTCGCCGCGTGGTTCCCCTCCGACCGGCTCACCGGCGATGTCGCTCGCCCGGACCTGCTCGGACTGGGAACGGAGACGACCGCGATCGCCATCGCAGCCGTGTTCGGACTGGTGGCTGCGGTCGTCGTCCTGTACTACTACATGATCCAGGCCCTCGACGTGGCGGCCGCCGAAGCGGGCAACTACGGCGATCCGACGGCCATCGACATCGAACCGCTGAGCGCCGGTGCCGTCCGGAGCGCGCCGGTCCAGCGGTTCCAAGAGATGGAAGAGCAGGAAGCGCTCGAACTGGCCCAGTCGGCGATGGACGACGGGAACCCGGACAAGGCCGAGGCGATCCTGGGACGCTGGGACTTCGCCCAGGACACGATGGCTGGCACGGGCGAAGCGGCCGAGGACGACGACGAGGACGACGCCGACGTGGTCACCTCGACGACGGCCGGCGTGATGAACGCCTTCACCGAGGAGGAGACCACCGAGGACGACATCGGCGGCTACTACCACGACATCGCCTTCATCCTCGACTCGCTGACCTCGAAGGCGATCTGGTTCGTCGGCACGTTCATGGCGATCTCCGGGGCCGCCTTCGTCTTCCTGTACTCCGGGGGCATCGGCGACATCCGGAACACGTTCGTCAGCAACCTCCCGCCGTCGATGCGGGCCGACGTGACGTTCGTCAACCTCCACCCGGTCGAGCACCTGATCTTCATCGTGAAGTTCTCCGCGATCCTGGGCGCGGTGTCGGTGTTACCGCTGATCGTCTACTTCGCCTGGCCGGCGCTGAAAGAGCGTGGCTTCGTCGGCGGTCAGCGTGGCGTGCTCGGGATCTGGAGCGGGACCGTCATCGCGTCGATGGTCGGCGGGAGCCTCGTCGGGTTCACCTACGTCGCCCCGACGGTGATCTCCTGGCTGGCCTTCGACGTGCTCCAGTCGGGGATGATCATCTCCTACCGCGTCGCCAAGTTCGGCTGGCTCGTGCTCGCGCTGACGGTCGGGATCGGACTGCTGTTCGAGATCCCGGTGACGATGTTGCTGTTCCACCGCGGGAACATCATCACCTTCCAGTCGGTCCAGGACCGCTGGCGAACCGTCACGCTCGGGGTGTTCGTCGCCGGAGCCCTGTTCTCGCCGAAGGGCATCTTCACGATGTTCCTCGTCTCGGTCCCGGTGACGATCGCCTTCCTCGTCGGTCTCGGGGTGCTGTGGCTCTACACCCTCGGTGGCAGACGGGCACCCGAGGGTGCCGAGCCGGCAGACTGA
- a CDS encoding sensor histidine kinase has protein sequence MPPVVYVGPQERGLAFERAVTGSVLAVETPDERVLDDPRTSVVVVDPVGEVDATRLADAPVTVLAAETSDLPDGVVDECVAVDGDPTAALADHVDALVDGSPEAVDGRGELRRQSERLDTLTSSISHDLQTPIQLAITQLELYRETGDESHLDRLADAHERMQRLIDDLLTLARQGDTVDEPQRVSLASVCEDAWRGIDTGGARLRVRADATLTTTPGRLDRLLSNLFVNAVDHAADDVTVTVGLLPEGDGFYVADDGDGIGPADRDRIFERGYTTSDTGTGFGLAIVAEIVDAHGWSIAVTDQQSAGESSGTRFEVSRISSLEDA, from the coding sequence ATGCCCCCGGTCGTCTACGTCGGTCCACAGGAGCGAGGTCTCGCCTTCGAGCGTGCCGTCACCGGGTCGGTGCTCGCAGTGGAGACACCCGACGAACGCGTTCTCGACGACCCCCGTACGTCCGTCGTGGTCGTCGATCCCGTCGGCGAAGTAGACGCGACACGCCTGGCAGACGCCCCCGTGACGGTGCTGGCCGCCGAGACCAGCGACCTCCCGGACGGCGTCGTCGACGAGTGCGTCGCCGTCGACGGGGATCCCACGGCGGCGCTCGCCGACCACGTCGACGCGCTCGTCGACGGCAGTCCCGAAGCGGTCGACGGCCGTGGAGAACTGCGACGCCAGAGCGAGCGGCTCGACACGCTCACCAGCAGCATCTCACACGACCTCCAGACGCCGATCCAGCTCGCGATCACGCAGCTCGAACTGTACAGAGAGACCGGCGACGAGTCCCACCTCGATCGGCTCGCAGACGCTCACGAGCGGATGCAGCGTCTGATCGACGACCTCCTGACCCTGGCGCGACAGGGCGACACCGTCGACGAGCCCCAGCGGGTGTCGCTGGCGTCGGTGTGTGAAGACGCCTGGCGGGGCATCGACACCGGCGGGGCACGACTTCGGGTCCGTGCCGACGCGACTCTCACCACCACGCCCGGACGGCTCGACCGGTTGCTCTCGAATCTCTTCGTCAACGCCGTCGATCACGCCGCAGACGACGTGACCGTCACGGTCGGGCTCCTCCCCGAGGGCGACGGCTTCTACGTCGCCGACGACGGCGACGGGATCGGCCCGGCCGATCGCGACCGGATCTTCGAGCGGGGGTACACGACCAGCGACACGGGAACTGGGTTCGGGCTGGCGATCGTCGCCGAGATCGTCGACGCGCACGGCTGGTCGATCGCGGTCACGGACCAGCAGTCGGCGGGAGAATCGTCCGGGACGCGGTTCGAAGTGTCCAGAATCTCGTCGCTCGAAGACGCCTAG
- a CDS encoding poly(R)-hydroxyalkanoic acid synthase subunit PhaE, with protein sequence MSDTNQMQDEWTEMVEQMNEAVSESVEQNMKAQAAFVESWADAVEDSIPEEENVAEGIQGYNQAYEEWMNAAEKMLERTGDAAQGEDVDPTEFRDIWLSSANDAFKHVMGTSAFAAANGQLVETMMEMRQQADDVAQDSIAQMGFSTREDVEEVGERLVELERRQHEVEQKLDRILDHLEE encoded by the coding sequence ATGAGTGACACGAACCAGATGCAAGACGAGTGGACGGAGATGGTCGAACAGATGAACGAGGCCGTCTCCGAGTCGGTCGAACAGAACATGAAGGCACAGGCCGCCTTCGTCGAGTCGTGGGCCGACGCGGTCGAGGACTCGATCCCCGAGGAGGAAAACGTCGCCGAGGGCATCCAGGGGTACAACCAGGCCTACGAGGAGTGGATGAACGCCGCCGAGAAGATGCTCGAACGCACCGGCGACGCCGCCCAGGGCGAGGACGTGGACCCGACGGAGTTCCGCGACATCTGGCTCTCGTCGGCCAACGACGCGTTCAAACACGTGATGGGCACCTCCGCGTTCGCCGCCGCCAACGGCCAGCTCGTCGAGACCATGATGGAGATGCGCCAGCAGGCCGACGACGTGGCTCAGGACTCGATCGCCCAGATGGGCTTCTCGACGCGTGAGGACGTCGAAGAGGTCGGCGAACGGCTCGTCGAGCTGGAGCGTCGCCAGCACGAGGTCGAACAGAAACTCGACCGCATCCTCGACCACCTCGAGGAATAA
- the phaC gene encoding class III poly(R)-hydroxyalkanoic acid synthase subunit PhaC: protein MTPANPFTAALDWQRQSLEAMTEATDQASVAPERIETMQSVEVGETPSDVVYEENKLQLLHYDAEAAGIDVPEEDREEVPILIIYALINRPYILDLQEERSVVRRLLEAGHDVYLIDWNEPSRLDQHLTLDDYVNRYIENCVDEVCERSGQDAINILGYCMGGTMSVIYTALHPEKVNALGLMAAGLCFDQTGGVLEEWGSDEYYDPEDVTETFGNVPSEMLDVGFALMDPVDNYVSKYIRLAENIENEGFVRNFGRMEQWLSDGVDVAGEAYVEFLEKIYQDNDLYNNRLEIGGEHVDLDDIDMPMLQLMGEYDHLIPPEASKPFNEVVGSEDVTTMEFSTGHIGLSVSSSTHENLWPDVCDWYKERNRQAEASDDDSDEAVPIDVESPADDAAESDDGEAAHESAADAPDVASVDGIGPTYADRLREAGIETVDDLAGHDAAELAEIAETTESRVRDWLDQL, encoded by the coding sequence ATGACGCCCGCAAATCCCTTCACGGCAGCACTCGACTGGCAGCGCCAGTCCCTGGAGGCGATGACGGAGGCCACCGACCAGGCCAGCGTCGCGCCCGAACGCATCGAGACGATGCAGTCCGTCGAGGTCGGCGAGACGCCCAGCGACGTGGTGTACGAGGAGAACAAGCTCCAACTGCTCCACTACGACGCCGAGGCCGCCGGGATCGACGTCCCCGAGGAGGACAGAGAGGAGGTCCCGATCCTCATCATCTACGCGCTGATCAACCGCCCGTACATCCTCGATCTGCAGGAAGAGCGGTCGGTCGTGCGCCGCTTGCTGGAGGCGGGCCACGACGTGTACCTCATCGACTGGAACGAGCCCTCCCGGCTCGACCAACATCTGACGCTCGACGACTACGTCAACCGTTACATCGAGAACTGCGTCGACGAGGTCTGTGAGCGCTCGGGCCAGGACGCGATCAATATTCTGGGCTACTGCATGGGCGGAACGATGTCGGTCATCTACACGGCGCTGCACCCCGAGAAGGTCAACGCGCTGGGACTGATGGCCGCGGGACTCTGTTTCGACCAGACCGGCGGCGTCCTCGAAGAGTGGGGCTCCGACGAGTACTACGATCCCGAGGACGTGACCGAGACGTTCGGCAACGTCCCCTCGGAGATGCTCGACGTGGGCTTTGCCCTGATGGACCCCGTCGACAACTACGTCTCGAAGTACATCCGCCTGGCCGAGAACATCGAGAACGAAGGGTTCGTCCGGAACTTCGGCCGGATGGAGCAGTGGCTTTCCGACGGCGTCGACGTGGCCGGCGAGGCCTACGTCGAGTTCCTGGAGAAGATCTACCAGGACAACGACCTCTACAACAATCGACTGGAGATCGGCGGCGAACACGTCGACCTCGACGACATCGACATGCCGATGCTCCAGTTGATGGGGGAGTACGACCACCTCATCCCACCGGAGGCCTCCAAGCCGTTCAACGAGGTCGTCGGCTCCGAGGACGTGACCACGATGGAGTTCTCGACGGGCCACATCGGCCTCTCGGTCTCGTCGAGCACCCACGAGAACCTCTGGCCCGACGTGTGTGACTGGTACAAGGAACGCAACCGACAGGCCGAAGCGTCGGACGACGACAGCGACGAGGCCGTCCCGATCGACGTGGAGTCGCCGGCAGACGACGCTGCCGAGAGCGACGACGGGGAAGCGGCCCACGAGAGTGCCGCGGACGCTCCCGACGTGGCGTCTGTCGACGGGATCGGTCCGACCTACGCCGACCGCCTGCGCGAGGCCGGCATCGAGACCGTCGACGACCTCGCAGGGCACGACGCGGCCGAACTGGCCGAGATCGCCGAAACGACCGAGTCTCGGGTCCGGGACTGGCTCGACCAGCTGTAG
- a CDS encoding sugar O-acetyltransferase, producing MVSIVTIVAGRSRADELTSAYNETPPDPRERRRELLDELFGTVGEATVEPPLGCDYGFNVHVGDDFYANVDCVFLDVCEITFGEHCLLGPGVHAYTATHPLDAEERAAGLEMGDPVTGGDHVWIGGRAVLTPGVTVGDRAVVAAGAVVTDDVPSDVVVAGNPATVVKEL from the coding sequence ATCGTTTCAATTGTTACTATAGTCGCGGGGCGCAGCCGAGCCGACGAACTGACCAGTGCGTACAACGAGACGCCGCCCGACCCACGGGAACGCCGTCGGGAACTACTCGACGAACTGTTCGGGACGGTCGGGGAGGCGACGGTCGAGCCACCGCTGGGCTGTGACTACGGCTTCAACGTCCACGTCGGCGACGATTTCTACGCGAACGTCGACTGCGTCTTCCTGGACGTGTGTGAGATCACGTTCGGCGAGCACTGTCTGCTCGGTCCCGGGGTCCACGCCTACACGGCGACGCACCCGCTGGACGCCGAGGAACGTGCTGCCGGACTGGAGATGGGTGATCCCGTGACCGGCGGCGATCACGTCTGGATCGGCGGCCGGGCCGTCCTGACGCCGGGAGTGACCGTCGGGGACCGCGCGGTCGTGGCCGCCGGAGCCGTCGTCACCGACGACGTGCCCTCGGACGTGGTCGTGGCCGGCAATCCGGCGACGGTCGTCAAGGAGCTGTGA
- a CDS encoding DUF7472 family protein: MSLDRETVTQIALSAVAVLLFIAGTIVVSTNYGANGDLTQEGGIALVAAIAAFVVVMLAAGLFLERREF; the protein is encoded by the coding sequence ATGTCTCTCGATCGGGAGACGGTCACGCAGATCGCGCTGTCGGCCGTCGCCGTCTTGCTGTTCATCGCCGGTACGATCGTCGTGAGTACGAACTACGGAGCGAACGGCGACCTCACGCAGGAGGGTGGCATCGCACTCGTAGCAGCCATCGCGGCGTTCGTCGTGGTCATGCTGGCGGCCGGCCTCTTCCTGGAGCGCCGGGAGTTCTGA
- the priL gene encoding DNA primase regulatory subunit PriL has product MQPLHARYPFLQSARDAVEEAAVDLGEVVATDEVVVERARERVEWAITDGSVGDPHRRTRVELLSYPVARVLVSLVNTPVCTRKYAQAEAEAARERFVEEFTAEDTFSYGDSESLSLSALLAEFDLTAAVHETADRYRIDVGTYLELAADQWGDEWRLVNRTLTDGEVPVTTEELHTLLKQAIRHRIDDGLPFEVPDAIADELDAEVESIQATLSEMDLTREIDTVVPDLFPPCMQHLLDAVQKGEHLEHHSRFALAAFLTSIGMTTDEIVELFQVNPGFGEEATRYQVDHIRGDTSPTEYSTPSCATMQSYGDCKGKDDICEDEINESHPLNYYEHRLDETDDEEVEDWRENEADDDDGEA; this is encoded by the coding sequence ATGCAACCGCTCCACGCGCGCTACCCGTTCCTGCAGTCGGCCCGCGACGCCGTCGAGGAAGCGGCGGTCGACCTGGGTGAGGTCGTCGCCACCGACGAGGTCGTCGTCGAGCGCGCCCGCGAGCGCGTCGAGTGGGCGATCACCGACGGGAGCGTGGGCGATCCCCACCGACGCACGCGCGTGGAACTGCTGTCGTACCCGGTCGCGCGCGTGCTCGTCTCGCTCGTGAACACGCCGGTCTGTACGCGCAAGTACGCCCAGGCCGAGGCCGAGGCCGCTCGCGAGCGGTTCGTCGAGGAGTTTACCGCCGAAGACACCTTTAGCTACGGCGACAGCGAGTCGTTGTCGCTGTCGGCGCTGCTCGCGGAGTTCGACCTCACCGCCGCCGTCCACGAGACCGCGGACCGCTACCGGATCGACGTGGGGACGTACCTCGAACTGGCGGCCGACCAGTGGGGCGACGAGTGGCGACTGGTCAACCGGACGCTGACCGACGGCGAGGTGCCGGTGACGACCGAAGAGCTCCACACGCTGCTCAAGCAGGCGATTCGCCACCGGATCGACGACGGCCTGCCCTTCGAGGTGCCGGACGCCATCGCGGACGAGCTCGACGCGGAAGTCGAGTCGATCCAGGCGACGCTGTCGGAGATGGATCTGACTCGCGAGATCGACACGGTCGTTCCCGACCTGTTCCCGCCCTGTATGCAGCATCTCCTCGACGCGGTCCAGAAGGGCGAGCACCTGGAGCACCACTCGCGGTTCGCGCTGGCGGCCTTCCTGACCTCGATCGGGATGACGACCGACGAGATCGTCGAGCTGTTCCAGGTCAACCCCGGCTTCGGCGAGGAAGCGACGCGCTATCAGGTCGATCACATCCGCGGTGACACGAGTCCCACGGAGTACTCGACACCCTCGTGTGCGACGATGCAGTCTTACGGCGACTGCAAGGGGAAAGACGACATCTGCGAGGACGAGATCAACGAGTCACATCCGCTGAACTACTACGAACACCGGCTCGACGAGACCGACGACGAGGAGGTCGAAGACTGGCGCGAGAACGAGGCCGACGACGACGACGGTGAGGCCTGA
- a CDS encoding ribbon-helix-helix domain-containing protein has product MPKISVEVPAELLDDLDKHVGDEGKFVNRSEAIRASVRKTLDILDEIDEREGRLDDEY; this is encoded by the coding sequence ATGCCCAAGATCAGCGTGGAAGTGCCCGCGGAGCTACTGGACGACCTGGACAAGCACGTCGGCGACGAGGGGAAGTTCGTCAACCGCAGCGAGGCGATCCGAGCGTCCGTTCGCAAGACGCTGGACATCTTAGACGAGATCGACGAGCGAGAGGGTCGACTGGACGACGAGTACTGA